Proteins from a single region of Cytophagaceae bacterium:
- the accC gene encoding acetyl-CoA carboxylase biotin carboxylase subunit, with product MKKILVANRGEIALRIMKSIKKMGIKTVAVYSEPDKQALHVQYADEAVCLGEAASSKSYLNMDKIIDFAKKLGVDGIHPGYGFLSENAVFAEKVEAAGITFIGPTPHAITLMGSKLAAKDCVKNYNIPMVPGVDHAIDDIAEAKKVAEEIGFPILIKASAGGGGKGMRIVEKQEEFVEQMERAISEAVSAFGDGSVFIEKYVSSPRHIEVQVLGDKHGNVVHLFERECSIQRRHQKVIEEAPSGILTPEKRQAMGEAAVKVAKSCNYVGAGTVEFLVDANLDFYFLEMNTRLQVEHPVTEMITGIDLVEEQIRIARGEKLRFKQEDLKIVGHAVELRVYAEDPLNEFLPSVGHINKYVRPIGDGVRLDDAYEEGMEIPIYYDPMIAKLATYGATRIEAIQKMKQAIADYKIEGFATTLPFGTFVMDHPAFVSAQFDTHFVKNYFSKEQSVEWQKGKARKAALLALAHWKSRKNIIKAPEVSNYSWKKR from the coding sequence ATGAAAAAAATATTAGTAGCCAATAGAGGCGAAATCGCCCTTCGTATTATGAAATCCATCAAAAAGATGGGTATTAAAACAGTTGCCGTTTATTCGGAACCTGACAAACAGGCCTTGCACGTTCAATATGCCGACGAAGCCGTTTGTCTTGGCGAAGCTGCATCTTCAAAATCTTATCTTAATATGGATAAGATAATTGATTTTGCAAAAAAACTTGGAGTTGATGGAATACATCCAGGTTATGGTTTTTTAAGTGAAAATGCAGTTTTTGCCGAAAAAGTTGAAGCCGCCGGAATCACTTTCATAGGACCAACACCCCACGCTATCACTTTGATGGGTTCAAAACTTGCAGCCAAAGATTGCGTTAAAAATTATAACATCCCTATGGTTCCTGGCGTAGACCATGCCATTGACGATATCGCAGAAGCTAAAAAAGTTGCTGAAGAAATCGGATTCCCGATTTTGATCAAAGCATCAGCCGGTGGTGGTGGTAAAGGTATGCGTATTGTAGAAAAACAAGAAGAGTTTGTTGAACAAATGGAACGGGCAATCTCAGAGGCGGTTTCGGCTTTTGGTGATGGTTCTGTTTTTATCGAAAAATACGTTAGCTCCCCACGACATATAGAAGTTCAGGTTTTAGGTGACAAACACGGTAATGTCGTTCACCTTTTTGAAAGAGAGTGCAGTATTCAGCGGAGACACCAAAAAGTTATCGAAGAAGCCCCATCAGGAATTCTTACCCCTGAAAAAAGACAAGCCATGGGTGAAGCTGCCGTTAAAGTCGCCAAATCATGTAATTATGTAGGTGCGGGTACAGTAGAGTTTTTGGTTGATGCCAATCTTGATTTTTACTTCCTCGAAATGAACACCCGTTTGCAAGTTGAGCACCCGGTGACAGAAATGATAACCGGAATTGACCTTGTGGAAGAACAAATCAGAATAGCCAGAGGAGAAAAACTAAGATTCAAACAGGAAGACCTCAAAATCGTTGGACATGCCGTTGAACTTAGGGTATATGCCGAAGATCCTCTCAATGAGTTTTTACCATCTGTTGGTCATATCAACAAATATGTAAGACCTATAGGTGATGGAGTAAGACTTGACGATGCTTATGAAGAAGGCATGGAAATTCCAATATATTATGATCCAATGATTGCTAAACTGGCAACCTATGGAGCAACCAGAATTGAGGCTATTCAAAAAATGAAACAAGCCATAGCCGATTACAAAATCGAAGGATTTGCTACCACCCTGCCTTTTGGTACTTTTGTGATGGATCATCCGGCCTTTGTATCGGCACAATTTGATACACATTTTGTAAAAAATTACTTCTCAAAAGAGCAATCTGTAGAATGGCAAAAAGGAAAAGCCCGTAAGGCCGCCCTTTTGGCCCTTGCTCATTGGAAATCAAGAAAAAATATCATCAAAGCTCCTGAAGTAAGTAATTATAGTTGGAAAAAACGATGA
- a CDS encoding acetyl-CoA carboxylase biotin carboxyl carrier protein subunit yields MSEQKIVVNSEGFEFEFSEKEIDAIEILKTEEDSISIVENLESYSGTIGSKEGRNYRIEMGGEDFVVKIKNNLDQIIDSMGLSKPKTHKLKSIKAPMPGLVIEINLVEGQEVKENEKLLILEAMKMENVIKIPHDAVIKKVCVGKGQAVDKGQILVELD; encoded by the coding sequence ATGTCAGAACAAAAAATTGTAGTAAACTCGGAAGGGTTTGAGTTTGAGTTTTCTGAAAAAGAGATAGATGCCATCGAAATCCTGAAAACGGAGGAAGATTCCATCAGCATTGTAGAAAACTTAGAATCATACTCCGGAACCATCGGATCAAAAGAAGGCCGAAACTATCGCATAGAGATGGGAGGCGAAGATTTTGTAGTAAAAATCAAAAACAATCTCGATCAAATTATTGACAGCATGGGTCTTAGCAAGCCTAAAACTCATAAGCTAAAATCGATTAAGGCTCCTATGCCAGGGCTGGTGATTGAGATCAATTTAGTTGAAGGACAAGAAGTTAAAGAAAACGAAAAACTTTTGATCCTTGAAGCCATGAAAATGGAAAATGTCATTAAAATCCCACATGATGCTGTAATCAAAAAAGTGTGTGTTGGAAAAGGTCAGGCTGTTGATAAAGGACAGATACTGGTCGAATTGGATTAA
- a CDS encoding phosphotransferase, translating into MQKINTYVFKNPEIIAGNIDKAAEFLTKYHPEYFFIYSIKTIDNKPFVIIDGEYWRLSPFVKNSVSINIAEDPGQAFTAASAFGLLTRNLHGLPIDGLRESIPGFHDLNLRYKLFEDSLKNGNKERINKQTELIAFYKDQNYWVEVYNQIINNPNFPKRLMHHDTKINNVLLDKTTGKALAVCDLDTLMPGIVVSDLGDMIRTYTSAESEESQDFENVKVRLEYVKALFDGFLSQTRTLLSESEKENLFFAGPYLIYMQGLRFLTDYFNNDVYYPIKYPGHNLNRAVNQKVLLEDYLNKETEIKKIISNALL; encoded by the coding sequence TTGCAAAAAATCAATACTTATGTATTTAAAAATCCGGAGATAATTGCGGGAAATATTGATAAAGCTGCTGAATTTTTAACAAAATACCACCCTGAGTATTTTTTCATTTATAGTATTAAAACAATTGATAATAAGCCATTTGTAATTATTGATGGTGAGTATTGGAGATTGAGCCCATTTGTAAAAAATTCCGTTTCAATAAATATTGCAGAGGATCCCGGTCAGGCATTTACGGCTGCCTCGGCGTTTGGATTACTTACCAGAAACCTTCATGGCCTACCTATTGATGGACTTAGAGAAAGTATTCCCGGCTTTCATGATCTTAATTTGAGGTATAAGCTATTTGAAGATTCATTAAAAAATGGAAATAAAGAAAGAATTAATAAACAAACAGAATTAATTGCATTTTATAAGGATCAAAATTATTGGGTTGAAGTTTATAATCAGATAATTAATAACCCAAATTTTCCAAAGCGATTGATGCACCATGATACTAAAATCAATAACGTTTTGCTGGATAAAACCACCGGTAAAGCTCTGGCAGTGTGTGACCTCGATACGCTAATGCCCGGAATTGTGGTTTCTGACCTGGGTGATATGATAAGAACCTATACAAGTGCAGAATCAGAAGAAAGTCAGGATTTTGAAAATGTAAAAGTGAGGTTAGAATATGTTAAAGCACTCTTTGATGGTTTTTTATCTCAAACCAGGACACTCCTGAGTGAATCTGAAAAAGAAAATCTATTTTTTGCGGGACCTTACCTTATATATATGCAAGGTCTCAGGTTTCTGACCGATTATTTCAATAATGATGTTTACTATCCAATAAAATATCCCGGGCATAACCTCAATCGTGCTGTTAATCAGAAAGTATTGCTGGAGGATTATTTAAATAAGGAAACAGAAATTAAGAAGATAATTTCTAATGCTCTGCTTTGA
- a CDS encoding c-type cytochrome produces MLKKAAFLFIISIVFSCKSSDKTAFDRFPEGKTKELITVEGIDVPDSDLQLSLFAKEPDVFNPTNMDIDHKGRVWVTEAYNYRNEVNNIPYEKKGDQILILEDTNQDGKIDKKKLYYQGEDVNSALGIVVLGNKVIVSCSPNALVFTDENGDDVPDKKEILFKTKGGLQSDHGLHAFVFGPDGKLYFNFGNFGEGLLDKNGNPIKDIYGRVIDQTHKPFQDGMSVRCDIDGTNFEVLGWNFRNQYELCVDSYGRIWQSDNDDDGKRSNRINYMLPNGNYGYKDEVTFADWRVSRTNMEDSVWNQHWHQNDPGVVPNLKITGAGSPTGILMYEGDFLPKKYHNTLFLADAGTNEVFSYGLKNVGAGYETESYLTLDAKAKDMWFRPSDLCVAPDGSVLVADWYDTGVGGHFVGDLERGRIYRISPKNAAYLSPKYDYSKISGAVEALKNPNHSVRYLAYQTLKKAGKSAESELLALTKSDNPVYRSRAYWILKDLDKKYVISASTDGDERIRAAAVRMVEGKNEGDFLLKMSKDPSWQVKEAIAGKIYLKNMPEVWVSLANSYKSGDRWFLEALGNAADQNWNNYLAKYLQGKDILNNNAVKDIIWRSRADITSDYLVKIIQKTNFQEAQRYFRAFDFQAKKQKNEALLKILKSVKDEPSKLLIFKHFDPESIVNNPEFHKILPGILAGIKNEMDFLDVVSKYNLTQQKPRLMHILENSEDKEVYERAAGIVANMFNVAPLKQVLLDKPFNQDRLVKMIKRLGLVDTEAYTRQLILIFSNPKYPFKIREAAMLAMEGYSSDVKLWNLIKINKVDKDLIPAAKIVMSKTFHNDLKIEFEQRFGKPEAIVNNALDFKTKIGDVKKGKELYDMYCLSCHQVGGKGIDFGPDLSLIGKKLTKESMYNAIVNPNQGISFGYEGFTLELNDGSSVTGLLTSKTADSYMIKVPGSSEVAEYKKSLVKNVIQMKVSMMPAFPLQEQEYIDMMEYLSGLK; encoded by the coding sequence ATGTTAAAAAAAGCGGCATTTCTGTTTATTATCTCCATAGTTTTTTCATGCAAATCTTCTGATAAAACGGCTTTTGACAGGTTTCCTGAGGGTAAAACAAAGGAATTGATTACTGTTGAGGGAATCGATGTTCCCGATAGTGACCTGCAACTTTCACTTTTTGCAAAAGAACCCGATGTTTTTAATCCCACCAATATGGATATCGACCACAAGGGTCGGGTGTGGGTGACAGAAGCCTATAATTACCGCAACGAAGTCAACAATATTCCTTATGAAAAAAAAGGGGATCAGATTCTCATTTTAGAAGACACCAATCAGGATGGTAAAATAGATAAAAAGAAGCTTTACTACCAGGGTGAAGATGTGAATTCGGCTTTGGGGATAGTAGTGCTTGGCAATAAAGTGATTGTGTCATGCAGCCCTAATGCACTGGTTTTTACTGATGAAAACGGTGATGATGTACCGGACAAAAAAGAAATACTTTTTAAAACAAAAGGCGGGCTGCAAAGTGACCATGGACTCCATGCTTTTGTTTTTGGTCCCGATGGAAAGTTGTATTTTAACTTTGGCAACTTCGGTGAAGGGCTTTTGGATAAAAATGGCAACCCGATCAAAGATATTTATGGTAGAGTGATTGATCAGACTCACAAGCCGTTTCAGGATGGTATGTCGGTGAGATGTGATATTGATGGTACCAATTTCGAAGTCTTAGGGTGGAATTTCAGGAATCAGTACGAATTGTGTGTCGATTCATATGGAAGAATATGGCAGTCAGACAATGACGACGATGGTAAACGAAGTAACCGAATAAATTATATGCTACCAAATGGCAACTACGGTTATAAAGATGAAGTTACTTTTGCCGACTGGAGGGTAAGCCGCACCAATATGGAGGATTCGGTATGGAATCAGCACTGGCATCAAAATGATCCCGGAGTGGTGCCTAACCTGAAAATAACCGGAGCTGGATCTCCCACCGGGATATTGATGTATGAGGGCGATTTTCTTCCAAAAAAATATCATAATACACTTTTCCTTGCCGATGCTGGTACCAATGAGGTGTTTTCCTATGGATTAAAAAACGTTGGTGCAGGTTATGAAACAGAATCTTATCTGACCCTCGACGCCAAAGCCAAAGACATGTGGTTTCGCCCTTCTGACCTATGTGTAGCACCCGACGGGTCAGTATTAGTGGCCGACTGGTATGATACAGGTGTTGGCGGACACTTTGTGGGCGACTTGGAGCGAGGCAGGATATATCGTATTTCCCCAAAAAACGCAGCTTATCTTTCTCCAAAATATGATTATTCAAAAATATCAGGGGCAGTTGAGGCATTGAAAAACCCTAACCATTCGGTGAGATATCTTGCATATCAGACATTGAAGAAGGCAGGGAAATCGGCTGAAAGTGAACTTCTGGCTCTGACAAAATCTGATAATCCGGTTTACAGGTCAAGAGCATATTGGATTTTGAAAGATCTGGACAAAAAATATGTAATTTCAGCTTCAACCGATGGTGATGAGAGAATCAGAGCGGCCGCTGTAAGGATGGTTGAAGGTAAAAATGAAGGTGATTTTTTATTGAAAATGTCAAAAGACCCTTCCTGGCAAGTTAAAGAGGCTATTGCGGGTAAAATATATCTCAAAAATATGCCGGAAGTGTGGGTGTCATTGGCCAATTCCTACAAATCGGGTGACAGGTGGTTTTTAGAGGCATTGGGAAATGCCGCCGACCAAAACTGGAACAATTATCTGGCTAAATACCTCCAGGGGAAAGATATTCTCAACAATAATGCTGTTAAAGATATTATTTGGAGAAGCAGGGCTGATATTACTTCAGATTATCTTGTGAAAATTATACAAAAGACCAATTTTCAAGAAGCACAGCGGTATTTTCGGGCCTTTGATTTTCAAGCAAAAAAACAAAAAAATGAGGCCTTATTAAAAATACTTAAGTCTGTTAAAGATGAACCAAGCAAACTTTTGATATTTAAACATTTTGACCCGGAAAGTATTGTTAATAATCCTGAATTTCATAAAATTTTGCCCGGAATTCTGGCAGGTATCAAAAACGAAATGGATTTTCTGGATGTAGTTTCCAAATATAATCTTACTCAACAGAAACCCCGACTGATGCATATTCTTGAAAATAGTGAAGATAAAGAGGTATATGAAAGGGCTGCAGGGATAGTTGCCAATATGTTTAATGTAGCTCCGCTAAAACAAGTATTGCTTGATAAGCCTTTTAATCAGGATCGGTTGGTGAAAATGATAAAGCGACTTGGGTTGGTTGATACCGAAGCCTACACCCGGCAATTAATTCTGATTTTTTCAAATCCCAAATACCCATTTAAAATAAGAGAAGCTGCCATGTTGGCAATGGAAGGCTATTCTAGTGATGTCAAGCTCTGGAATCTCATAAAAATTAATAAGGTAGATAAAGATTTGATTCCTGCTGCAAAAATTGTAATGTCAAAGACTTTTCATAATGATCTTAAAATTGAGTTTGAGCAAAGATTTGGAAAGCCTGAAGCAATAGTAAACAACGCTCTTGATTTTAAAACCAAGATCGGGGATGTTAAAAAAGGCAAAGAATTGTATGATATGTACTGCTTGTCTTGCCATCAGGTGGGTGGAAAAGGGATAGATTTTGGGCCTGACCTGAGTTTAATTGGTAAAAAATTAACAAAGGAAAGTATGTACAATGCCATTGTGAATCCCAATCAGGGAATAAGCTTTGGTTATGAAGGATTTACATTAGAGCTCAATGATGGTTCATCGGTAACGGGTCTATTGACCAGTAAAACTGCTGATAGTTATATGATAAAAGTGCCAGGCTCATCAGAAGTAGCTGAATACAAAAAATCCTTGGTGAAAAATGTAATCCAGATGAAAGTATCAATGATGCCGGCTTTCCCGCTTCAGGAACAGGAATATATTGATATGATGGAATATCTTTCGGGTTTGAAATAA
- a CDS encoding noncanonical pyrimidine nucleotidase, YjjG family — MNTEHLFFDLDHTLWDFERNSKICLEAIMDREKQMLPSNFEIGLFLQHFSVINAGLWRELDENKINHDYLRQVRFQRVLAAMSIDISDQFSLQLNQHFLDTLPHQHHLMDDAFEVLEYLQPKYQLHILSNGYLEIQRKKMHSAGILHFFENIFTIDNAGYKKPEKAFFEYALKSICTSPENCVMIGDNLLTDIEGAQNAGIKAIYFNPEIQETNGNNINQLLLLKDLF, encoded by the coding sequence TTGAATACCGAACATCTGTTTTTTGATCTCGACCATACTTTGTGGGACTTTGAACGCAACTCAAAAATCTGTCTGGAAGCCATTATGGACCGGGAAAAACAAATGCTACCGTCTAATTTTGAAATCGGACTTTTTCTTCAGCATTTTTCGGTTATCAATGCAGGCTTGTGGCGGGAGCTCGATGAAAATAAAATAAACCATGACTATCTGAGGCAAGTTAGATTTCAACGGGTTTTGGCAGCTATGAGTATCGATATTTCAGATCAATTCTCATTACAACTCAATCAGCATTTTCTTGACACCCTACCCCACCAACATCATCTGATGGATGACGCTTTTGAAGTTTTGGAATATCTACAGCCAAAATATCAACTCCATATTTTGAGTAATGGATATTTGGAGATTCAACGAAAAAAAATGCATAGTGCAGGAATTTTGCACTTTTTTGAAAATATCTTTACGATAGATAATGCCGGTTATAAAAAACCTGAGAAAGCGTTTTTTGAATATGCCTTGAAATCAATCTGTACTTCTCCAGAAAATTGCGTAATGATTGGAGATAACCTCCTAACAGATATTGAAGGTGCCCAAAATGCGGGAATTAAGGCAATATATTTCAATCCCGAAATTCAGGAAACAAATGGAAACAATATCAATCAGCTACTCCTTCTCAAGGATTTATTTTGA
- a CDS encoding class I SAM-dependent methyltransferase, whose product MRKIVEKYVELPKSIRKPMWRFWHWLIRKMDVSGSTTFLNYGYSGENGEFDHLTLKGEHEYHRYAVQLYCHATRNQVFSDSNILEVGCGRGGGAAFLAETFKPASYIGLDLNSGTTAFCNKRHNVAGLGFITGDAQDLPFENEKFDGVVNVESARCYPDMVQFFKEVFRVLKKNGKFHFADMIKPADLETIESNLQDVGFKILDKKDIRTNVVSALLKDSANRKAEIDKNTPGFLREAFYEFAGVEHSNRFKIFKTGEMGYWSFTLAKI is encoded by the coding sequence ATGAGAAAAATAGTGGAGAAATACGTGGAATTGCCTAAATCTATCAGGAAACCCATGTGGCGTTTTTGGCATTGGTTAATCAGGAAAATGGATGTAAGCGGAAGTACAACTTTTCTAAACTATGGTTATTCGGGTGAAAATGGCGAATTTGATCATCTTACCTTAAAAGGCGAACATGAATATCACAGATATGCGGTTCAGTTGTATTGTCACGCTACCAGAAATCAAGTTTTTTCTGATTCGAATATTTTGGAAGTTGGCTGTGGCAGGGGAGGTGGTGCGGCTTTTCTGGCCGAAACATTTAAACCGGCATCCTATATCGGACTTGATCTTAATTCGGGAACAACGGCTTTTTGCAATAAAAGACATAATGTTGCCGGTTTGGGTTTTATTACCGGTGATGCCCAGGATTTACCTTTCGAAAACGAAAAGTTTGACGGCGTGGTCAATGTGGAATCGGCCAGATGCTACCCTGACATGGTACAGTTTTTTAAGGAAGTATTCAGGGTACTGAAAAAGAATGGAAAATTTCATTTTGCCGATATGATAAAACCCGCCGACCTGGAAACCATCGAATCAAATCTCCAGGATGTAGGTTTTAAGATTCTTGATAAAAAAGACATTAGAACCAATGTGGTGTCAGCACTGCTTAAGGATTCGGCAAACCGAAAAGCCGAGATTGATAAAAATACCCCAGGTTTTTTGAGGGAAGCATTTTATGAATTTGCCGGAGTGGAGCATTCAAACAGATTTAAAATATTCAAAACGGGTGAAATGGGCTATTGGTCATTTACTCTGGCAAAAATATAG
- a CDS encoding (2Fe-2S) ferredoxin domain-containing protein gives MKYQKHVFVCTNDKEAPKKCCGSERGMVLVKLFQEALKEKGLFNTEIRAQRAGCFETCALGPSVVVYPEGVFYGHVTPEDVNEIIESHLINGKVVERLVVA, from the coding sequence ATGAAATACCAAAAGCACGTATTTGTATGTACCAATGACAAAGAAGCACCAAAAAAATGCTGCGGAAGCGAAAGAGGAATGGTATTGGTAAAGTTGTTTCAGGAGGCTCTGAAAGAAAAAGGCCTTTTTAACACCGAAATAAGGGCACAAAGAGCAGGATGCTTTGAAACCTGTGCCCTGGGTCCAAGTGTAGTGGTTTACCCTGAAGGCGTATTCTACGGCCACGTTACCCCTGAAGATGTAAACGAAATCATCGAAAGCCATCTGATTAATGGCAAAGTAGTTGAGAGATTGGTGGTAGCTTGA
- a CDS encoding shikimate dehydrogenase produces MRKFGLLGFPLSHSFSKRYFTDKFKELGIQADNQYDLYEIEDIKGLSEVLKNNPEIVGLNVTIPHKLTVIPLLDKIDPAAQRIGAVNVIKVAEGGKLIGYNSDYFGIKRSLEDFLGEKRSLNALVLGNGGATKAVAVALEDLKIPFKIVSRQKTEGTINYREANELLPDYKLIINCTPLGTYPNVEAFPDLDYENMNKEHFCHDLVYNPSETRFMLKAKNYGAQVKNGYDMLVYQAEKSWEIWNG; encoded by the coding sequence ATGAGAAAATTCGGATTGTTAGGCTTTCCGCTGAGCCATTCATTCTCTAAACGGTATTTTACTGACAAATTCAAAGAACTCGGAATTCAGGCTGATAATCAGTATGATCTGTATGAAATTGAAGATATAAAAGGTCTTTCGGAGGTATTAAAAAACAATCCTGAAATTGTAGGATTGAATGTCACCATTCCTCATAAACTCACTGTAATTCCTCTCCTTGACAAAATTGACCCTGCAGCTCAAAGAATCGGAGCAGTAAATGTGATAAAAGTTGCGGAAGGCGGAAAATTAATCGGTTATAATTCGGATTATTTCGGCATCAAACGCTCTTTGGAAGATTTTTTGGGTGAAAAAAGAAGTTTAAATGCCTTGGTTTTAGGAAATGGAGGGGCTACAAAAGCAGTTGCAGTGGCTCTGGAAGACTTGAAGATTCCTTTTAAAATTGTATCAAGACAAAAGACAGAAGGAACGATTAATTACAGAGAAGCAAATGAACTATTGCCTGACTATAAGCTTATTATAAATTGCACTCCGCTCGGTACTTATCCCAATGTGGAGGCTTTTCCTGATCTGGACTATGAAAACATGAACAAGGAACACTTTTGTCATGACCTGGTATATAACCCTTCGGAAACGAGATTTATGCTGAAAGCAAAAAATTATGGGGCTCAGGTAAAAAACGGCTATGATATGTTGGTGTATCAGGCAGAGAAAAGTTGGGAGATTTGGAATGGGTAG
- a CDS encoding VTT domain-containing protein, giving the protein MDLIQFLLDFLKDPLAVLQAFLSEYDKLTYALLFLVIFVETGLIVMPLLPGDSLLFAVGLLASTTGKLDIAIVIPLLVLAALLGDNVNYFVGRKFSEFIKSRDKILFLKREYIEQTEQFYDKYGTKAVIVARFMPIIRTIAPFVAGAGSMRYSRYITFCFIGAVLWVSSITLLGYFLGNNDFVKANFEKVVLGIIFVSVLPMIWGIIKVKFLNKK; this is encoded by the coding sequence ATGGATTTAATACAATTTTTGCTGGATTTCCTCAAAGATCCATTGGCAGTACTTCAGGCATTTTTGAGTGAATACGACAAACTCACCTATGCTTTACTTTTTTTGGTGATTTTTGTGGAAACCGGCCTTATCGTTATGCCACTATTACCGGGTGATTCCCTACTTTTTGCTGTGGGTTTATTGGCATCGACCACCGGAAAACTTGACATTGCCATAGTGATTCCTTTACTTGTACTTGCCGCTCTTTTGGGCGACAACGTCAACTATTTTGTGGGTAGGAAATTCAGTGAGTTTATAAAATCCAGAGATAAGATTCTGTTTTTGAAAAGAGAATACATAGAACAAACCGAGCAATTCTATGATAAATATGGCACGAAAGCCGTAATAGTTGCTCGTTTTATGCCCATTATCCGTACGATTGCTCCATTTGTGGCGGGTGCGGGTAGTATGAGATATAGCCGCTACATTACTTTTTGTTTCATTGGGGCTGTTTTATGGGTAAGCAGTATCACTTTGCTGGGTTATTTTCTCGGAAACAATGATTTTGTAAAAGCAAACTTTGAGAAAGTAGTACTTGGGATTATTTTCGTATCAGTACTTCCAATGATATGGGGGATAATTAAGGTGAAGTTTTTGAATAAAAAATAA
- a CDS encoding phosphosulfolactate synthase, producing the protein MNYTLTQVPERTQQPRNSGLTMVMDKGLSVREVEDMLSTSSNHIDIVKLGWATSFVTPNIQEKIAIYKSANIPVYFGGTLFEAFVVRGQFEDYMRILDKYDLDLAEVSDGSITLPHEEKCDYISKLAARGRVLSEVGSKDAEKIFAPYKWIQMMQAELDAGSWKVIGEAREGGNIGLYRSSGEVRQGLVDEIMHAISAENIIWEAPQKSQQVYFVKLVGQNVNLGNIAPNEIIPLETIRLGLRGDTFSTFLSDDIKQKYRLGKYYQDERIRQDEN; encoded by the coding sequence ATGAATTATACTTTAACACAGGTGCCAGAACGCACCCAGCAGCCTAGAAACTCCGGATTAACAATGGTCATGGACAAAGGACTGAGCGTGAGAGAGGTAGAGGATATGCTCAGCACATCATCCAATCATATCGATATCGTAAAATTGGGCTGGGCCACATCGTTTGTTACGCCAAATATTCAGGAAAAAATCGCAATTTACAAATCGGCAAATATCCCGGTATATTTTGGAGGAACACTTTTTGAGGCCTTTGTGGTAAGGGGTCAATTTGAAGATTACATGAGAATTCTTGACAAATATGACCTCGATTTAGCCGAAGTTTCTGACGGTTCAATCACGCTTCCACATGAAGAAAAATGCGATTATATTTCGAAACTTGCTGCCCGTGGAAGAGTGTTGTCAGAAGTAGGCTCAAAAGACGCTGAAAAAATATTTGCACCCTACAAATGGATTCAAATGATGCAGGCAGAACTTGATGCCGGTTCGTGGAAAGTAATAGGTGAAGCTCGCGAAGGTGGAAATATTGGTCTGTATCGTTCATCAGGCGAAGTGCGTCAGGGACTAGTGGACGAGATAATGCATGCCATTTCGGCCGAAAATATTATCTGGGAAGCTCCACAAAAATCTCAACAGGTGTATTTCGTGAAGCTGGTTGGTCAAAATGTAAACCTTGGCAACATTGCTCCCAATGAAATTATTCCTTTAGAAACCATCAGATTGGGCTTGAGAGGCGATACTTTCTCTACTTTTCTTTCTGACGACATCAAACAAAAATACAGACTCGGAAAATATTATCAGGACGAAAGAATCAGACAAGACGAAAACTAA